Below is a window of Burkholderia cepacia DNA.
CGCTGACGGGGGTGCTGGTGTTCGGATGCGCGCCGGTCGTCGGCCGCTGGTCGGATCGCGTCGGCCGCAAGCCGCTGATCGTCGCGGGCCGGATCGTCCTCGTGCTGCTGATCTATCCGGCGTTCGCGTGGCTGAAGGCATCGCCGACCCCCGCCGTGCTGTTCACGGTGGTCGGGTTGCTGACGGTCGTGCTCACGATCCAGGCCGTGCCGAGCATCACGATCCTGCCGGAGATGTTTCCCGAGTCGGTGCGCGCAACGGGCATGTCGCTCGTGTACGGCATCGGCGTCGCGATCTTCGGCGGCTTCGCGCCGTTCATCAGCACGTGGCTCGTCAACGTGAGCGGCAACAAGGTTGCGCCGGCCTGGTACCTGATCGTGGTCGCGCTCGTGTCGATGGCCGGACTGCCGTACCTGCGCGACCGCACCGGCGAAACGATCGACGCTCCCGCCGTTTCCGGCATTCCCTCCTACTCGAAGGCCTGACCGCACCATGGAACCTACCGCTGTTACCCGACATTTTTCCGGCACCTATGCCGAAGCCCGCCAGAAGTTTCTCGACGCCGCCGCGCACCGGCGCGCGACGCTGGAGTCGTTCGTGCTGCCTGACCTGCGCGGCGCGCTCGGCGAAACGCTGGCGATCGACGTGGCCGGCCTCGGTGTCGCCGATGCCGAGCGGCTGCTGATCGTCAGTTCGGGCACGCACGGGCCCGAAGGCTTCTGCGGATCGGGCTGCCAGATCGCGATGCTGTTCGACGACGACCTGATCGCGCGGCTTGCACGCGCCGGTATCGGACTGCTGCTGATCCATGCGGTCAATCCGTACGGTTTCTCGTACCTGCAGCGCACCAACCAGGACAACGTCGACCTGAACCGCAACCACATCGATTTCAGTGCAGCGCTGCCGGCCAACGACGCGTATCCGGAGATCGATCGCCTCGTGCTCACGGAAAGCTGGCCGCCGTCGCCTGACGACGAGCAGGCGCTGGCCGAGTACATCGCGCGACACGGCAAGCTCGCGTATCAGGGTGCGTTGAGCGGCGGTCAGTACGCGACCCCCGACGGGATGTTCTTCGGCGGGCGCGAGCCGACCTGGAACAACCGCACGATGCGCACGATCCTGCGCGAGCGCGCGGCGCATGCGAAAACGATCGCATGGATCGACGTGCATACGGGCCTCGGGCCGCGCGGTCACGGCGAGAAGATCTACGCGGGCCGCAACGTCGCCGCCGAACTCGCGCGCGCCCGCGCGTGGTGGGGCGCCGACATCGTCGCACCGTTCGCGGGCGAATCCGAGTCGCCGGGCGTGTCGGGGCCCATCGCGTCGATCGCGCACGACGAGTGCCCGCGCGCGGATGCCGCGCTGATGGCACTCGAATTCGGCACGGTGCCATTCGACGACATGATCAACCGGCTGCGTGCGTCGCACTGGCTGATCCGGCATCCCGATGCGCCGGCCGAATTGCGCCGCGACATTCTCCAGCGAATCCGCGACGCGTTCTACGGCGACGACGACGTCTGGAAGGGCGCGATCTGGGGGCAGACGCGTGCCGCGCTGCTGCAGGCACTGATGGGGCTGGCCGCCGCGTAAGGGCGGAAAGGCAGGCGGCGCGCGCCGCCTGTTCAAACATAATAATATTATTCAGGAGATCTTATGAAAATCAACGGCATCATCGCGGCAGCCGCGGCGGCATCCTTCGCTGTCGCCGCGCACGCGCAGAATTCGGTCACGTTGTACGGAACCATCGACAACGGCGTGAACTACGTCAGCAACATGGGGGGCGGCAAGGCGATCCAGGCCGTGTCGGGCACGCTGTACGGAAACCGCCTCGGTTTTCGGGGCAGCGAGGATCTCGGCGGCGGGTTGAAGGCGATCTTCACGCTGGAGAACGGCTACGACGCGAACACGGGGCGGCTCGGGCAGGGCGGGCTGATGTTCGGCCGCCAGGCGTTCGTCGGCCTGACGGGCGCATTCGGTACCGTCACGCTCGGCCGCCAGTACGACGAATTGAGCGGCGAATATCTCGGCCTGCTGGCCGCCGGCTGCAATTTCACCGGCTATCTCGGCGCGCACGCGGCCGACGTCGACAACCTGAACAACACGGCGCGCATCAACAATGCGATCAAGTACAAGACGCCGGACTTCAACGGTTTCTCGATGGCGGCGCTGTACGGTTTCGGCGGCGTGGCGGGCAGTTTCTCCGCGAACCGCGCGATCAGCGTCGGCGCGCGCTACGAGCGCAGGCCGCTGACACTCGACGCCGCGTACGAGACGGTCAACAACCCGGCCGTGACGCTGTGGGGGGCGAGCGCGAACCCGGCGCCGAACGCGGCGTTCTCC
It encodes the following:
- a CDS encoding porin, which translates into the protein MKINGIIAAAAAASFAVAAHAQNSVTLYGTIDNGVNYVSNMGGGKAIQAVSGTLYGNRLGFRGSEDLGGGLKAIFTLENGYDANTGRLGQGGLMFGRQAFVGLTGAFGTVTLGRQYDELSGEYLGLLAAGCNFTGYLGAHAADVDNLNNTARINNAIKYKTPDFNGFSMAALYGFGGVAGSFSANRAISVGARYERRPLTLDAAYETVNNPAVTLWGASANPAPNAAFSTALPTPIWGGYQSASKLQIYGAGGSYALGNATFRFVYTNTRFQNIVQTLNTSYRGKASFDNYEANVTYLVTPAVALGAAYTYTAAPDAKYQQFNVGAQYFLSKRTTLYMVGIYQRASGLDSYGRQAVAQINQTTPSSTANQLLARIGLLVKF
- a CDS encoding M14 family metallopeptidase, which codes for MEPTAVTRHFSGTYAEARQKFLDAAAHRRATLESFVLPDLRGALGETLAIDVAGLGVADAERLLIVSSGTHGPEGFCGSGCQIAMLFDDDLIARLARAGIGLLLIHAVNPYGFSYLQRTNQDNVDLNRNHIDFSAALPANDAYPEIDRLVLTESWPPSPDDEQALAEYIARHGKLAYQGALSGGQYATPDGMFFGGREPTWNNRTMRTILRERAAHAKTIAWIDVHTGLGPRGHGEKIYAGRNVAAELARARAWWGADIVAPFAGESESPGVSGPIASIAHDECPRADAALMALEFGTVPFDDMINRLRASHWLIRHPDAPAELRRDILQRIRDAFYGDDDVWKGAIWGQTRAALLQALMGLAAA